Proteins encoded in a region of the Photobacterium profundum SS9 genome:
- the iscX gene encoding Fe-S cluster assembly protein IscX — MSLKWTDSRELAIELSEVYPDTDPKLILFTDLRQWILDLEEFDDDPKHCSERVLEAVQMCWMEEED, encoded by the coding sequence ATGAGCTTAAAATGGACGGATTCTAGAGAATTAGCGATTGAACTGTCTGAGGTGTATCCAGATACGGATCCTAAACTGATTCTTTTTACCGATCTTCGTCAATGGATTCTGGACCTAGAAGAATTTGATGATGACCCCAAGCACTGTAGTGAAAGGGTGTTAGAAGCCGTGCAAATGTGCTGGATGGAAGAAGAAGATTAA
- the secF gene encoding protein translocase subunit SecF — protein sequence MFQLLKVDNAIDFMRWSKFAFVFSLMMIAVAIGTVATKKLNWGLDFTGGTLIEVGFEQPADLLKIRDSLEAAGFGDAIVQNFGTARDVLVRLQPRENAKGEVLGNQIIDALKVGTGQSVEMRRIEFVGPNVGDELAEAGGLAIIISLICILLYVSMRFEWRLAAGAVLALAHDVIITIGIFSLLEVEVDLTIVAALLTVVGYSLNDTIVVFDRIRENFRKMRKGEAPDVINNSITQTLSRTLITSGTTLFVVVALFMKGGTMIHGFALALLIGITVGTYSSIYVASALALKLGISREHLMPPQVEKEGEEFDAMP from the coding sequence ATGTTTCAACTATTGAAAGTGGATAATGCGATCGACTTTATGCGCTGGTCAAAGTTTGCTTTTGTTTTTTCACTAATGATGATTGCAGTGGCAATTGGCACAGTGGCAACAAAGAAGCTTAACTGGGGTCTCGACTTTACTGGCGGTACGTTAATTGAAGTGGGTTTTGAACAACCTGCAGATTTGCTTAAAATTCGTGATTCGTTAGAAGCTGCGGGTTTTGGCGATGCGATCGTACAGAATTTCGGTACTGCTCGTGATGTACTTGTGCGTCTGCAGCCTCGTGAAAATGCAAAAGGTGAAGTACTGGGTAACCAGATCATCGATGCATTAAAAGTGGGAACAGGGCAGAGCGTTGAAATGCGTCGTATCGAGTTTGTTGGTCCTAATGTGGGTGACGAACTGGCTGAAGCTGGCGGATTGGCGATTATTATCTCGCTAATTTGTATTTTGCTTTATGTCTCGATGCGTTTCGAATGGCGTTTAGCTGCTGGTGCGGTATTAGCACTTGCGCACGATGTTATTATTACGATTGGTATCTTTTCTCTTCTAGAGGTGGAAGTCGACCTAACCATTGTTGCAGCCTTGCTGACCGTTGTTGGTTACTCACTAAACGATACGATTGTTGTATTTGACCGTATCCGTGAGAACTTCCGTAAAATGCGAAAGGGTGAAGCGCCTGATGTGATAAACAACTCTATTACTCAAACGTTAAGCCGTACGCTGATTACATCGGGTACAACCTTGTTTGTTGTTGTCGCTCTCTTTATGAAAGGCGGAACAATGATCCACGGTTTTGCCTTGGCATTATTGATCGGTATAACGGTGGGTACTTATTCATCAATCTACGTTGCTTCGGCACTGGCATTGAAATTGGGTATCAGTCGTGAACACTTAATGCCACCACAGGTAGAAAAAGAAGGTGAAGAATTCGACGCAATGCCTTAA
- the hscB gene encoding co-chaperone HscB, translated as MNHFELFRLPFQFELDGGLLSTQFRELQRRFHPDNFATASERDRLMSVQKAAQINDAFQTLKNPISRAEYMLSEQDMDIRGEQKTLQDPEFLMQQMELREELEDISDASDPESALFDFEQQVTALYKSQLSALEQLLNQDDWEEAADAVRKLKFIDKLRYEIERLEETFFD; from the coding sequence ATGAATCATTTCGAATTATTTAGACTGCCTTTCCAATTTGAATTGGATGGGGGTCTTCTGTCAACTCAGTTCCGGGAACTACAACGTCGTTTCCATCCTGATAATTTCGCTACAGCTTCAGAACGTGATCGCTTAATGTCGGTCCAAAAAGCAGCGCAAATTAACGACGCATTCCAAACGCTAAAAAATCCAATCTCACGAGCTGAATATATGCTGTCTGAGCAAGATATGGATATTCGTGGCGAGCAAAAAACGCTACAAGATCCTGAATTCTTAATGCAGCAAATGGAACTGCGTGAAGAACTTGAAGATATCTCAGATGCAAGTGACCCTGAAAGTGCCCTATTCGATTTTGAACAGCAAGTAACAGCGTTATATAAATCGCAATTGAGCGCTCTTGAGCAACTATTAAATCAGGATGATTGGGAAGAAGCGGCAGATGCCGTGCGTAAGCTAAAATTTATTGATAAGCTGCGCTATGAAATTGAACGTCTTGAAGAGACTTTCTTTGACTAA
- the iscR gene encoding Fe-S cluster assembly transcriptional regulator IscR encodes MRLTSKGRYAVTAMLDVALHSQDGPVPLADISERQGISLSYLEQLFSRLRKAGLVASVRGPGGGYRLGEDANDIAVGMVIAAVDESVDATKCHGKADCQGGVRCLTHTLWHDLSSRISGFLNNITLGELMRDNNVQEISGRQDQVLSNSSLRTSFGHKKTHDSTTIGVDVRS; translated from the coding sequence ATGAGATTGACTTCAAAAGGAAGATATGCAGTAACTGCGATGCTTGACGTCGCTCTGCATTCTCAAGATGGTCCAGTGCCTTTAGCGGATATTTCCGAACGACAAGGTATTTCACTGTCTTATTTAGAACAACTTTTCTCACGCCTACGTAAAGCTGGCCTTGTGGCAAGTGTTCGTGGACCAGGTGGTGGTTATCGCTTAGGTGAAGATGCTAATGATATCGCTGTAGGTATGGTTATCGCAGCTGTTGATGAATCGGTTGATGCTACAAAATGTCATGGTAAAGCTGACTGTCAAGGTGGTGTACGCTGCTTAACACACACTTTATGGCATGACTTAAGCTCCCGTATCAGCGGCTTTTTGAATAACATCACTCTTGGTGAGTTGATGAGAGATAATAACGTTCAAGAGATTTCAGGTCGTCAAGATCAAGTTTTAAGCAATAGTTCGCTAAGAACGTCTTTTGGACATAAAAAAACACACGATAGCACCACTATAGGTGTCGATGTCCGCTCTTAG
- the trmJ gene encoding tRNA (cytosine(32)/uridine(32)-2'-O)-methyltransferase TrmJ, which yields MLDKISVVLIGTSHPGNIGSAARAMKVMGLTNLVLVDPACEIDAKSLALAAGAADVVTNAKIVKTLDEAIADCGLVIGSSARSRTLEWPQLDPRESGIKTIEEAAAHPVAILFGRERTGLTNEELQKCHCHVYIPANPEYSSLNLAMAVQTVSYEVRMAFLETQKYTGEKIINEYPRAKELELFYEHLEKVTTQTQFINKKHPGMVMTKLRRMFTRARPEQQELNILRGILTSVEKSLEHRDK from the coding sequence ATGTTAGATAAAATAAGCGTTGTTTTAATCGGTACATCTCACCCAGGAAATATTGGTTCAGCAGCTCGTGCCATGAAGGTGATGGGGCTTACGAATCTAGTCCTTGTTGACCCAGCTTGTGAGATAGACGCCAAGTCTCTTGCTTTAGCTGCTGGTGCGGCAGATGTCGTAACCAATGCAAAAATCGTCAAAACATTAGATGAAGCAATTGCAGATTGTGGTTTAGTGATTGGCTCAAGTGCACGTTCTCGTACATTAGAATGGCCACAACTTGATCCGCGTGAATCAGGTATCAAAACAATTGAAGAAGCAGCAGCGCACCCCGTTGCTATTTTATTCGGTCGTGAACGTACTGGTTTGACGAATGAAGAATTACAAAAATGTCATTGTCACGTTTATATTCCGGCGAACCCTGAATACAGCTCATTGAACTTAGCAATGGCAGTGCAAACTGTTAGTTATGAAGTTCGTATGGCATTTTTAGAAACGCAGAAGTACACGGGTGAAAAGATAATTAATGAATACCCGCGTGCCAAAGAATTAGAATTGTTCTACGAGCACCTTGAAAAAGTGACGACTCAAACTCAGTTCATTAATAAGAAGCATCCCGGCATGGTGATGACCAAACTTCGCCGCATGTTTACCCGTGCTCGTCCAGAGCAGCAAGAGCTGAATATTCTGCGTGGTATTCTTACTTCTGTTGAAAAATCATTAGAACATCGCGATAAATAA
- the pepB gene encoding aminopeptidase PepB, with the protein MSSIMSVFLSHDAAAEQWGTNALLSFSAEGTTVHLSGDLQSALQRAGRKLDTQGIKQVSLAGSDWDLEAIWSFIQGHRNSKPGNQVTWEGLNAGDEAELQARIKTTNWVREVINQSADVVRPSQLAARAGEFVKSLAPEHVTYKIIKGNDLIDEGWMGTHTVGRGSERSAAMLRLDYNPTGDADAPVHTCIVGKGITFDSGGYSIKPSAGMTAMKADMGGAAMATGGLALAIARGNNKRIKLILCCAENMVSGRAVKLGDIITYKNGKTVEVLNTDAEGRLVLADGLIYASNQNPEVIIDCATLTGSAKNALGNDYHALLSFDQVLSQKALASAAEEHEGLWPLPLAENHRGMLSSNFADLSNISSGDFLPGASTAAAFLSYFVTDYKKGWMHIDASGTYRKSGNDKWCAGATGMGVRTLANILNSES; encoded by the coding sequence ATGTCTTCTATTATGTCTGTTTTCTTATCCCATGATGCTGCTGCAGAGCAATGGGGAACAAACGCGCTACTTTCTTTTTCTGCCGAAGGGACAACGGTTCACCTCAGTGGTGATCTGCAGAGTGCATTACAGCGTGCTGGTCGTAAATTGGATACACAAGGTATTAAGCAAGTTTCACTCGCGGGTAGTGATTGGGACTTAGAAGCAATTTGGTCTTTCATTCAAGGACACCGTAATTCAAAACCAGGTAACCAGGTTACTTGGGAAGGCTTAAATGCTGGAGATGAAGCTGAACTGCAGGCGCGCATTAAAACAACAAATTGGGTACGTGAAGTTATTAACCAATCGGCAGACGTTGTGCGCCCTTCACAGCTTGCGGCACGTGCGGGTGAATTTGTTAAGTCACTTGCACCAGAGCACGTTACGTACAAAATCATTAAAGGCAATGATTTGATTGATGAAGGTTGGATGGGCACGCACACTGTTGGTCGCGGTTCAGAGCGTTCAGCGGCAATGTTACGTCTAGACTACAACCCAACTGGCGATGCGGATGCGCCTGTACACACCTGCATCGTGGGCAAAGGTATTACTTTCGATTCGGGCGGCTACAGCATAAAGCCTTCAGCTGGCATGACAGCAATGAAAGCGGACATGGGCGGTGCTGCAATGGCGACGGGCGGTTTAGCACTTGCGATTGCTCGTGGTAATAACAAGCGCATTAAATTGATCCTATGTTGTGCAGAGAACATGGTGTCGGGTCGTGCGGTTAAACTCGGCGACATCATTACTTATAAAAATGGCAAAACCGTTGAGGTGTTAAATACCGATGCTGAAGGCCGTTTAGTGCTTGCTGATGGTCTTATTTATGCAAGTAACCAAAACCCTGAAGTGATTATTGACTGTGCAACATTAACGGGTTCGGCGAAAAATGCATTGGGTAATGATTACCACGCATTACTCAGTTTCGATCAGGTATTATCACAAAAAGCATTAGCATCAGCGGCTGAAGAGCATGAAGGTTTATGGCCGTTACCATTAGCGGAAAATCACCGTGGAATGCTGTCATCAAACTTTGCCGACTTATCGAACATTTCAAGTGGTGACTTCTTGCCGGGTGCAAGTACCGCTGCAGCGTTCTTATCGTACTTTGTAACAGATTATAAGAAAGGTTGGATGCACATTGATGCAAGCGGCACTTACCGTAAGAGTGGCAACGACAAGTGGTGTGCTGGCGCAACGGGTATGGGTGTACGTACACTGGCAAACATTTTAAATTCAGAAAGCTAA
- the pepB gene encoding aminopeptidase PepB: MLRITLSAQASSGAWGEQALLSYKEDGADIHFSGDFPLRRIQQAARQLQSQGATSVSLDGEGWNYERQWAFYCGFAATMTSVVIKWASIDEDELELLNARRRSADWVRQVVNATPEDMYPEKLANDAIEFLSSVAGDKIRYEMLVGDQLLENGWIGTHSVGRASSRPPVMLTLDYNPTGDDNAPVSACLVGKGITFDSGGYSLKSSAGMVTMKCDMGGAATVTAALGYAIEQGLNQRVKLILCCAENMVAGNAYKLGDVLTYKNGLTVEVVNTDAEGRLVLADGLIAASETKTPLIIDAATLTGAALMALGTDYNAIFGLDKPLLMKAQELSELVNEPAWPLPLEKWHQSNCPSHYADTANSRTQKGGGMGGASNAAAFLSRFVDNETSSWIHFDLAACFRDNADGRWAAGATGLGVANIAALLL; the protein is encoded by the coding sequence ATGTTAAGGATTACATTATCAGCGCAAGCCAGTTCAGGGGCTTGGGGAGAACAGGCATTACTCAGTTATAAAGAAGACGGTGCAGATATTCACTTTAGTGGTGATTTCCCATTACGTCGTATCCAGCAGGCTGCGCGTCAACTGCAATCGCAAGGTGCAACAAGCGTTAGCCTTGATGGCGAAGGTTGGAACTATGAGCGTCAGTGGGCATTCTATTGTGGTTTTGCTGCAACCATGACATCAGTTGTCATTAAGTGGGCATCTATTGATGAAGATGAACTAGAACTGCTTAATGCGCGTCGTCGCAGTGCTGATTGGGTACGCCAAGTAGTCAATGCTACACCAGAAGATATGTACCCTGAAAAGCTAGCAAATGATGCGATAGAGTTTTTATCATCTGTTGCGGGCGATAAAATACGTTATGAAATGCTTGTGGGTGATCAGCTGCTAGAAAATGGCTGGATAGGCACGCACAGCGTTGGTCGTGCAAGTAGTCGACCACCAGTCATGCTAACCCTCGATTACAACCCTACGGGTGATGACAATGCACCTGTGTCAGCATGTTTAGTCGGCAAAGGGATTACCTTTGATTCCGGTGGCTACAGCTTGAAGTCAAGTGCTGGCATGGTAACAATGAAATGTGACATGGGCGGTGCGGCAACAGTTACAGCGGCACTAGGTTATGCCATTGAGCAAGGTTTGAATCAACGTGTGAAGCTGATCTTATGCTGTGCTGAAAACATGGTTGCAGGTAATGCTTATAAGCTGGGTGATGTGTTAACGTATAAAAACGGGTTAACCGTAGAAGTCGTTAATACTGATGCTGAGGGGCGCCTGGTCCTGGCTGACGGTTTAATTGCTGCAAGTGAAACCAAAACACCGCTGATCATCGATGCTGCGACCTTAACTGGTGCTGCTTTGATGGCGTTAGGCACCGATTACAATGCCATATTTGGTTTAGATAAGCCGCTGCTAATGAAGGCACAAGAGTTGTCAGAGTTGGTGAATGAGCCTGCATGGCCATTACCGCTTGAAAAATGGCATCAAAGCAATTGCCCTTCTCACTATGCGGATACAGCGAATAGCCGAACGCAAAAAGGTGGTGGAATGGGTGGCGCATCTAACGCAGCTGCTTTCCTATCACGTTTTGTTGATAACGAAACAAGCAGTTGGATTCACTTTGATTTAGCGGCTTGCTTCCGTGACAATGCTGATGGTCGTTGGGCTGCTGGCGCAACGGGATTAGGGGTTGCTAATATTGCAGCATTATTGCTGTAG
- the hscA gene encoding Fe-S protein assembly chaperone HscA, translating to MALLQIAEPGQSAAPHQHRLAVGIDLGTTNSLVAAVRSGVPETLKDDKGRSILPSIVHYGEESLLVGHEARELAQQDPSNTIFSVKRMMGRSLADIQQRYPHLPYQFEASDNGLPQLMTPTGKVNPVQVSAEILKTLNARAVATLGGDLEGVVITVPAYFDDAQRAGTKDAAKLANLNVLRLLNEPTAAAIAYGLDSGQEGVIAVYDLGGGTFDISVLRLSKGVFEVLATGGDSALGGDDFDHLLADWIKEQAGYIGDLTAQQMRMVQDAATDAKIALTDADTAQIDVLNWQGIVTREQFNALIQPLVKKTLMSCRRAIKDSGIEISDTIETVMVGGSTRVPLVREMVGNYFGKEPLTSIDPDKVVAIGASIQADILVGNKPDSDMLLLDVIPLSLGIETMGGMIEKIIPRNTTIPVARAQEFTTFKDGQTAMSVHVVQGEREMVSDCRSLARFTLRGIPAMTAGAAHIRVTYQVDADGLLSVTAMEKSSNVQSSIQVKPSYGLSDNEVATMIRESMTHAQDDKDARTLAEQYVEADRVLEGLITALAIDGDTLLSKEERETLEGVMMELVQLRKGTDYRSIEQGIKKTDKASQEFASRRMDKSIRQALAGQSIDEV from the coding sequence ATGGCACTGTTACAGATTGCTGAACCAGGTCAGAGTGCGGCACCGCATCAACATCGTTTGGCGGTGGGCATTGATTTGGGTACTACAAATTCTCTCGTTGCTGCCGTGCGCAGTGGTGTACCAGAAACCTTAAAGGATGATAAAGGGCGTTCTATTCTGCCTTCGATTGTTCATTATGGTGAGGAATCCCTGCTTGTTGGTCATGAAGCCAGAGAGCTTGCTCAGCAAGATCCTAGTAATACTATCTTTTCAGTAAAACGTATGATGGGTCGCTCTTTAGCGGATATTCAACAACGTTACCCGCATTTACCGTATCAATTTGAAGCATCAGATAATGGTTTGCCTCAATTAATGACCCCTACGGGTAAAGTTAATCCTGTTCAAGTATCTGCCGAGATCCTTAAAACCCTTAATGCACGCGCTGTGGCGACATTAGGTGGTGATCTTGAAGGTGTCGTTATAACGGTTCCGGCTTATTTTGATGATGCGCAACGAGCAGGCACTAAAGATGCTGCAAAGCTAGCGAACCTAAATGTATTACGTTTACTTAATGAGCCAACAGCCGCTGCGATTGCTTATGGTTTAGATTCTGGTCAAGAGGGCGTTATTGCTGTTTATGACTTAGGTGGCGGTACATTCGATATTTCTGTTTTACGTTTATCGAAAGGCGTATTTGAAGTATTAGCAACTGGCGGTGATTCAGCATTGGGTGGTGATGATTTTGATCACTTACTTGCCGATTGGATTAAAGAGCAAGCGGGCTATATTGGTGATTTAACTGCGCAACAAATGCGTATGGTACAAGATGCGGCCACTGACGCTAAAATTGCGTTAACAGATGCAGATACAGCCCAGATTGATGTGCTGAATTGGCAAGGTATTGTTACTCGTGAACAGTTTAATGCGCTAATTCAGCCGTTAGTAAAGAAAACACTGATGTCTTGTCGCCGGGCGATCAAAGATTCAGGCATTGAAATTAGTGACACCATTGAAACCGTGATGGTTGGTGGTTCAACACGTGTACCATTGGTACGTGAAATGGTGGGTAATTACTTCGGTAAAGAGCCACTAACATCGATTGATCCTGACAAAGTTGTTGCGATTGGTGCATCAATTCAAGCTGATATCTTAGTCGGTAATAAGCCTGATTCAGATATGCTATTACTTGATGTTATTCCTCTGTCTTTAGGTATAGAGACAATGGGTGGCATGATTGAAAAAATCATTCCTCGTAACACGACAATTCCTGTTGCACGTGCCCAAGAATTTACCACGTTCAAAGATGGCCAAACAGCAATGTCGGTACATGTGGTGCAAGGTGAACGTGAAATGGTAAGCGATTGTCGTTCTTTAGCGCGATTTACACTACGTGGAATCCCAGCTATGACGGCCGGTGCTGCACACATTCGTGTTACGTATCAAGTTGATGCAGATGGACTGTTGTCTGTTACTGCAATGGAAAAGAGCAGTAACGTTCAATCATCCATTCAAGTTAAACCCTCTTATGGTTTAAGTGATAATGAAGTCGCAACTATGATTCGTGAGTCAATGACGCACGCACAAGATGATAAAGATGCACGTACATTAGCTGAACAATACGTAGAAGCTGATCGTGTATTGGAAGGCCTAATTACAGCTCTCGCAATCGATGGTGATACTTTACTATCAAAAGAAGAGCGTGAAACGCTGGAAGGCGTAATGATGGAACTTGTTCAATTGCGTAAAGGTACAGACTACCGATCAATTGAACAGGGTATTAAGAAAACTGATAAAGCGAGCCAAGAATTTGCTTCACGTCGAATGGATAAATCTATTCGACAGGCATTGGCTGGTCAATCGATAGATGAGGTTTAG
- the suhB gene encoding inositol-1-monophosphatase, protein MHPMLNIAIRAARKAGDHVIKSLEKPQGIEVANKGSDVVTNIDHEAEAIIINSILKSYPDHCILAAESGTKEGRDKECQWIIDPVDGTKNFVRGLPHYAISIALRMRGRTEVSVVYDPSRNELFTATRGSGAQLNSQRLRTSQPRDLSGTIIATGLPFAAKQHAEALNKVQSAIFVECDDMRQSGCSALDLCYLAAGRVDGVVKLGQKPWELAAGELIAREAGAICTDFTGNTNYLTSGNIVAGNARVVKPIIAKIREHGGEALAK, encoded by the coding sequence ATGCATCCGATGCTTAATATCGCCATTCGCGCTGCGCGAAAGGCTGGTGACCATGTCATTAAATCGTTAGAAAAACCTCAAGGCATTGAAGTTGCCAATAAAGGCAGTGACGTCGTTACTAATATTGATCATGAAGCTGAAGCTATCATCATCAATTCTATTCTTAAATCTTACCCTGATCACTGCATTCTTGCAGCAGAGTCTGGTACTAAAGAAGGCCGTGACAAAGAGTGTCAGTGGATCATCGACCCAGTGGATGGCACCAAAAACTTCGTACGTGGTTTGCCTCATTACGCTATTTCAATTGCACTACGCATGCGTGGTCGTACTGAAGTTTCTGTAGTATACGATCCATCTCGTAACGAACTCTTCACTGCAACACGTGGTTCTGGCGCACAGCTTAACAGCCAACGTCTACGTACATCACAGCCTCGTGACCTTAGCGGTACTATTATTGCTACTGGTTTACCATTCGCAGCTAAGCAACACGCTGAAGCGCTTAACAAAGTACAATCAGCAATTTTTGTTGAGTGTGACGATATGCGTCAATCTGGTTGTTCAGCACTAGACCTTTGTTACCTAGCAGCAGGTCGTGTTGATGGCGTAGTTAAACTAGGTCAAAAGCCTTGGGAACTAGCAGCTGGTGAACTAATTGCACGTGAAGCGGGCGCTATCTGTACTGACTTTACTGGTAACACTAACTACCTAACATCTGGCAACATTGTTGCTGGTAATGCACGCGTAGTTAAGCCAATCATCGCTAAAATCCGTGAACACGGTGGCGAAGCATTAGCTAAATAA
- a CDS encoding IscS subfamily cysteine desulfurase, whose amino-acid sequence MKLPIYFDYSATCPVDPRVAEKMMQCLTMDGNFGNPASRSHRFGWQAEEAVDTAREQVADLMNADPREIVFTSGATESDNLAIKGAARFYSKKGKHIITCKTEHKAVLDPCRQLEREGFEVTYLDPEANGLIDMAKLRDAIREDTVLMSIMHVNNEIGVIQDITAIGELCRENKIVFHVDAAQSIGKLPIDVQAMKVDLISVTSHKIYGPKGIGALYVRRKPRIRLEAQMHGGGHERGMRSGTLATHQIVGMGEAFRIAKEEMEQDRVHTLALRTRLLDGLKDMESVHINGDLEQRVSSNLNISFAFVEGESLLMALKDLAVSSGSACTSASLEPSYVLRALGLDDELAHSSIRFSFGRFSTEEEIDYAITQIRTAVEKLRDMSPLWDMHKEGIDLNSVEWAHH is encoded by the coding sequence ATGAAATTGCCAATATATTTCGATTATTCAGCTACTTGCCCAGTAGATCCACGTGTTGCTGAAAAAATGATGCAATGCCTTACAATGGATGGGAACTTCGGTAACCCTGCTTCCCGTTCTCACCGTTTCGGTTGGCAGGCTGAAGAAGCTGTTGATACAGCGCGTGAGCAAGTTGCTGATCTGATGAATGCTGACCCACGTGAAATTGTCTTTACGTCTGGTGCAACAGAATCTGACAACCTTGCAATTAAAGGCGCTGCGCGTTTTTATAGCAAAAAAGGTAAGCACATTATAACCTGTAAGACTGAGCACAAAGCGGTATTAGACCCTTGTCGTCAGCTTGAGCGTGAAGGCTTTGAAGTCACATATCTTGATCCAGAAGCAAATGGCTTAATTGATATGGCAAAATTGCGTGATGCGATTCGTGAAGACACCGTTTTGATGTCTATCATGCACGTAAATAACGAAATTGGCGTAATTCAAGATATTACCGCTATTGGCGAGCTTTGCCGTGAAAACAAAATCGTTTTCCACGTTGATGCCGCACAGTCAATCGGTAAGCTACCAATCGATGTACAGGCAATGAAAGTTGACCTGATTTCAGTTACATCGCATAAAATTTACGGCCCTAAAGGAATTGGTGCGCTTTACGTTCGTCGTAAGCCACGTATTCGTTTAGAAGCTCAAATGCACGGCGGCGGTCATGAGCGTGGTATGCGTTCTGGTACTCTTGCTACCCACCAGATTGTTGGTATGGGTGAAGCATTCCGCATTGCGAAAGAAGAGATGGAACAAGATCGTGTGCATACATTAGCACTACGAACTCGCCTTCTTGATGGTCTAAAAGATATGGAATCAGTTCATATTAATGGTGACCTAGAGCAACGTGTATCAAGTAACCTGAATATTAGCTTTGCTTTCGTTGAAGGTGAGTCTTTATTAATGGCACTGAAAGATCTCGCTGTTTCTTCTGGTTCAGCATGTACTTCAGCAAGCCTTGAGCCTTCATACGTACTGCGAGCGCTTGGTTTAGATGATGAACTAGCACATAGCTCAATTCGTTTCTCTTTTGGTCGTTTCTCGACAGAAGAAGAAATTGATTACGCAATTACACAGATCCGTACTGCAGTAGAAAAACTGCGTGATATGTCGCCATTATGGGATATGCACAAAGAAGGTATTGATCTTAACTCTGTTGAGTGGGCACACCACTAA
- the fdx gene encoding ISC system 2Fe-2S type ferredoxin, translating into MPKIVVLPHKELCPEGAILEAKTGETVLDVALRNGIGIEHACEKSCACTTCHIVIREGFDSLDESDELEDDMLDKAWGLEPESRLGCQATVADRDLVVEIPKYTINLASEKH; encoded by the coding sequence ATGCCTAAAATCGTTGTATTACCACATAAAGAACTTTGCCCTGAAGGCGCAATTTTAGAAGCTAAAACGGGTGAAACAGTACTTGATGTAGCACTCCGTAATGGTATTGGTATTGAACATGCTTGTGAAAAATCATGCGCATGTACGACTTGTCATATTGTTATCCGTGAAGGTTTTGATTCACTGGATGAAAGTGATGAGTTAGAAGATGACATGCTGGATAAAGCATGGGGCCTTGAACCTGAATCCCGTTTAGGTTGTCAGGCGACGGTTGCGGATAGGGATCTTGTTGTTGAGATTCCAAAATATACGATTAATCTTGCTTCTGAAAAGCACTAA
- the iscA gene encoding iron-sulfur cluster assembly protein IscA — MAITITEAAASRVATFLKNRGKGFGLRLGVRTSGCSGMAYVLEFVDDINEEDEVFEEKGVRIVIDAKSLVYLDGTELDFAKEGLNEGFQFNNPNVSSECGCGESFNV; from the coding sequence ATGGCCATTACTATTACTGAAGCGGCAGCAAGTCGCGTAGCTACTTTCCTTAAGAATCGCGGTAAGGGCTTTGGCCTTCGCCTAGGTGTCCGTACTTCGGGATGTTCAGGAATGGCTTACGTTCTCGAATTTGTTGATGATATCAATGAAGAGGACGAGGTATTCGAAGAGAAGGGTGTAAGAATCGTAATTGATGCAAAAAGCCTAGTTTATCTTGACGGTACCGAGCTTGATTTTGCCAAAGAAGGGCTAAATGAAGGCTTCCAATTCAACAACCCGAACGTATCAAGCGAATGTGGTTGTGGTGAAAGCTTCAACGTTTAA
- the iscU gene encoding Fe-S cluster assembly scaffold IscU has product MAYSEKVIEHYENPRNVGSFDKNDKNIGSGMVGAPACGDVMKLQIKVSDEGIIEDAKFKTYGCGSAIASSSLITEWVKGKSLDEAAAIKNSAIAEELELPPVKIHCSILAEDAIKAAVSDYKKKHEAN; this is encoded by the coding sequence ATGGCATATAGTGAAAAAGTCATTGAGCATTATGAGAATCCGCGTAACGTGGGCTCTTTCGATAAAAATGATAAAAACATTGGTAGCGGCATGGTGGGTGCACCAGCATGTGGCGACGTAATGAAACTTCAAATCAAAGTAAGTGATGAAGGTATCATTGAAGATGCGAAGTTTAAAACATACGGTTGTGGCTCTGCAATTGCTTCTAGTTCACTGATCACTGAATGGGTGAAAGGTAAGAGTTTAGACGAAGCGGCAGCTATCAAGAACTCAGCAATTGCTGAAGAACTTGAACTACCACCCGTGAAGATCCACTGTTCTATTCTTGCAGAAGATGCAATTAAAGCCGCAGTTAGTGATTATAAGAAAAAACACGAAGCAAACTAA